In Brachypodium distachyon strain Bd21 chromosome 2, Brachypodium_distachyon_v3.0, whole genome shotgun sequence, one genomic interval encodes:
- the LOC100827572 gene encoding uncharacterized protein At4g10930 isoform X1 yields MSMQMDADVQPIGEQEEMDNLEKYASAIEVCGICRDIVINRGVLDCCQHWFCYTCIDNWAAITNRCPLCKCEFQHITSTPVYDDTGASTEDEYPLTSGDDDWYSQGENSTLSFPSFYIDAEAVVCLDGGDCMIRSGIVAPEDDLTLDTSIACDSCDLWYHAICVGFNPEMTSEDSWLCPRCVSTEVKNKSDVILKQNFSGDCVTDSDRTTADASFSERVSVSVADDGETAIVVSMVGVNSRFSEGSLGSETGQAYSNSYPSYSKDDSSHDAVANAHILRDKDNSCGSPNKSSGINLVHMVSSEPTQRSSELSPIRESATTLFSSEHGNISNEQLEEPQDVSSYFLLHRSKEAGNTGEENAVPRNNNETFPAIKSPQLFSAASKTAISSDINMTNTDAVQQMKSDDDTQLPPMQGEHNTNDMESGNETGHPAKKAKLGVPDHEMHLITNSGVSSTDCHTTIAAKVVVSDTAKIVEQNKHVPDIMSIVEGEGYMRDPGRELAKPVGRRSGDKPGLRMKKIFHKEGKQSSVVVQKLQQEIRDVVRDNGVSILEKDNAFDEKLLTAFRAAIGKSMDGPAKRTNLSLSTRKSLLQKGKIRENLTKKLYGTSTGRRRSAWHRDWEVDFWKHRCSPGINPEKIETLQSVLQLLKKSSDTGMRKESAEEKKAFLSRLYLADASVVPRKDDIKPLSALKGFPLVDKNSQIKAKDSKSTSIPAPGTETSKTNSPNSISSSSSLNKEASSRRENINGQPPLNQQNQSDGDIKHDKRKWALEVLARKNASSLASKDKNEGTDDLNGNYPLLAKLPVDMRPQLTTDRHNKVPMSVRQAQLYRIAEHYLQKANLDVIRRCADTELAIADAVNVEKDIYGKSSSKSVYVNLCSQATRQPAKAKSENNASTLGEKTELGSDLIMQQVRTENTNTSSSDVEEAISSACLLDLPVTTRKTEKGELGGVPEQNANEHVVSFNSVEEALKRAGLFDSPPNSPERKTTTTEYNPSTVSSFPKISQQKCASVKDTSLVNAGEHCHSLPSTSDSRMRDASTLKDDVDLSVQVDLADANSQILYTGMSCEQPKCNSEEDQKLVHNNKTTDSTENKTFSVNLTEDDRYSVQCKNTGGADKEIVVDTPDEVTWHVGDTKEMDIAASVVHNQSCHGNTLLKEGEVTSKPKKMESTREKSSSDNHGLSSKHSKGDSLSPHPAARADNLKKDPGNNNTSDSSSSVYKKVEVFVKENIRPLCKSGVITTEQYRWAVAKTAEKVMKHHSEAKNANFLIKEGDKVKRLALQYVEAAQQKIN; encoded by the exons ATGTCGATGCAAATGGATGCTGATGTCCAACCAATTGGAGAGCAGGAAGAGATGGATAATCTG GAAAAATATGCATCTGCTATTGAAGTTTGCGGCATTTGTAGAGATATTGTCATCAATAGAGGAGTTTTGGATTGTTGCCAACACTG GttttgctatacatgcatagACAACTGGGCTGCCATCACAAATCGCTGCCCTCTCTGCAAATGTGAATTTCAACATATAACATCAACTCCA GTATATGATGACACTGGAGCTAGTACTGAAGACGAATACCCTTTAACCAG TGGTGATGATGATTGGTATTCGCAAGGGGAAAACAGCACACTTTCTTTCCCATCATTTTATATTGATGCAGAA GCCGTagtttgtttggatggtggtGATTGCATGATTCGGAGTGGAATTGTGGCACCTGAGGATGATTTGACTTTAGATACATCGATTGCTTGTGATTCCTGTGATCTATG GTATCATGCTATATGTGTGGGTTTTAATCCAGAAATGACATCTGAAGATTCATGGTTGTGCCCAAG GTGTGTATCTACTGAAGTAAAAAACAAGTCAGATGTTATCTTGAAGCAAAACTTCAGTGGGGATTGCGTAACTGATTCTGATAGGACAACTGCTGATGCATCATTTTCTGAAAGAGTGTCAGTATCTGTTGCCGATGACGGTGAAACTGCCATTGTTGTCTCAATGGTTGGTGTAAATTCTCGTTTTTCAGAAGGTTCACTAGGCTCAGAGACAGGGCAAGCGTACAGCAATTCATATCCAAGTTATTCCAAAGATGATTCATCACATGATGCTGTTGCAAACGCACATATCCTGAGGGACAAAGATAATTCCTGTGGATCACCTAATAAATCTTCAGGAATTAATCTTGTTCACATGGTTTCTTCTGAGCCAACACAAAGGTCATCAGAACTTTCACCAATACGTGAGTCAGCAACTACCTTATTTAGCTCAGAGCATGGTAACATTTCAAATGAACAATTGGAAGAACCACAAGATGTGTCATCTTATTTCTTATTACATAGAAGTAAGGAGGCTGGAAATACAGGAGAGGAGAATGCGGTCCCTAGAAACAATAATGAAACATTTCCTGCCATCAAATCTCCACAACTTTTTTCAGCAG CTAGTAAGACGGCAATATCGAGTGACATTAATATGACCAACACAGATGCAGTTCAGCAGATGAAAAGTGATGACGACACGCAGTTGCCACCCAT GCAGGGTGAACATAATACTAATGACATGGAATCAGGAAATGAAACTGGCCATCCTGCGAAGAAAGCAAAATTGGGAGTACCAGATCACGAAATGCATCTCATTACAAACTCTGGTGTTTCTTCAACTGACTGTCATACTACTATTGCAGCCAAAGTTGTTGTCAGTGATACGGCAAAAATTGTCGAACAGAATAAACATGTTCCTGATATAATGAGTATAGTTGAAGGAGAGGGCTATATGAGAGATCCTGGCAGGGAGCTGGCAAAGCCTGTAGGAAGAAGATCAGGAGATAAGCCTGGTCTTCGAATGAAGAAGATTTTCCACAAGGAAGGAAAACAATCATCTGTCGTAGTTCAAAAGTTACAACAAGAGATAAGGGATGTAGTTAGAGATAATGGTGTTAGTATACTCGAGAAGGATAACGCTTTTGATGAAAAACTTTTGACTGCATTCCGTGCAGCAATTGGGAAGTCAATGGATGGACCAGCCAAAAGAACTAACCTCTCACTAAGTACAAGGAAGTCATTGCTTCAAAAGGGCAAGATACGTGAGAATCTGACCAAAAAGTTGTACGGAACATCCACAGGAAGGAGACGAAGTGCATGGCACCGTGATTGGGAAGTTGACTTCTGGAAACATCGTTGCTCCCCAGGGATAAATCCTGAAAAGATCGAGACACTGCAATCAGTACTTCAGCTACTCAAGAAATCCTCAGACACTGGCATGCGCAAAGAAAGTGCTGAAGAGAAAAAGGCCTTCTTGTCGAGGTTATATTTGGCTGATGCATCAGTTGTTCCCAGAAAGGATGATATAAAACCTCTCTCTGCCCTCAAAGGATTCCCACTAGTAGATAAAAATAGCCAAATTAAAGCTAAGGATAGCAAATCAACTAGCATACCTGCACCAGGGACTGAGACAAGCAAAACCAATTCGCCCAACAGCATATCGAGTTCTTCGAGTCTGAATAAAGAAGCATCAAGCAGAAGAGAAAACATAAATGGTCAGCCACCACTGAATCAACAAAATCAATCTGATGGTGATATCAAgcatgacaaaagaaaatggGCTCTTGAGGTTCTAGCAAGAAAAAATGCCAGCTCTCTTGCAAGCAAGGATAAAAATGAAGGCACTGATGATCTCAATGGGAACTACCCTCTATTA GCCAAACTTCCTGTGGATATGAGGCCGCAGCTCACAACTGACCGCCATAATAAAGTTCCCATGTCTGTTAGGCAG GCACAACTTTATCGCATCGCTGAGCACTATCTGCAGAAAGCAAATTTGGATGTCATTCGCAGATGTGCAGATACTGAATTGGCTATTGCTGATGCTGTCAATGTAGAAAAGGATATTTACGGGAAGTCCAGTAGCAAGTCAGTTTATGTGAATCTTTGCTCCCAGGCTACTCGCCAGCCTGCCAAGGCAAAATCTGAGAATAATGCTTCAACTCTAGGCGAAAAGACTGAATTAGGCAGTGATTTGATAATGCAGCAGGTTAGAACTGAAAATACCAACACTAGTAGCAGTGATGTGGAAGAAGCTATAAGCAGTGCGTGCCTTTTGGATCTTCCTGTTACCACACGAAAAACTGAAAAGGGTGAACTAGGTGGTGTGCCCGAGCAAAATGCAAATGAACATGTTGTTAGTTTCAACAGTGTGGAAGAAGCACTAAAAAGGGCAGGCCTCTTTGATTCCCCTCCTAATAGTCCCGAGAGAAAAACTACCACAACTGAATATAATCCCAGTACAGTTTCCAGTTTTCCAAAAATTTCACAACAAAAATGTGCTAGTGTAAAGGATACTTCGTTGGTGAATGCAGGAGAACACTGCCATAGTTTGCCGTCAACTTCTGATTCTAGGATGAGGGATGCATCCACACTTAAAGATGACGTTGATTTATCCGTACAAGTTGATCTTGCTGATGCAAATAGTCAAATCCTCTATACGGGAATGTCTTGTGAGCAACCAAAATGTAATTCAGAGGAGGATCAGAAATTGGTACACAACAATAAAACTACAGAttcaacagaaaataaaacgtTCTCAGTGAACTTGACCGAAGATGACAGATATTCTGTGCAATGCAAAAATACAGGTGGGGCCGATAAGGAAATTGTAGTTGACACGCCTGATGAAGTTACTTGGCATGTGGGGGACACAAAAGAAATGGACATAGCAGCAAGCGTTGTGCACAATCAATCTTGTCATGGGAATACTTTGTTGAAAGAAGGTGAAGTAACCAgcaaaccaaaaaaaatggagTCCACTAGAGAGAAATCTTCCAGTGACAATCATGGGTTGAGCAGCAAACATTCTAAAGGAGACAGTTTGTCCCCCCATCCAGCAGCAAGGGCAGACAATTTAAAGAAAGATCCaggcaacaacaacacatcAGATTCATCCAGTTCTGTATACAAGAAG GTTGAAGTGTTTGTGAAAGAGAACATCAGGCCACTTTGCAAGAGTGGTGTAATAACCACCGAGCAATACAGGTGGGCTGTCGCCAAAACAGCAGAAAAGGTTATGAAGCACCACTCTGAGGCTAAAAATGCAAACTTTCTGATCAAGGAGGGGGACAAGGTGAAAAGGCTTGCTCTGCAGTATGTTGAGGCAGCTCAGCAAAAGATTAATTGA
- the LOC100827572 gene encoding uncharacterized protein At4g10930 isoform X2 produces the protein MIRSGIVAPEDDLTLDTSIACDSCDLWYHAICVGFNPEMTSEDSWLCPRCVSTEVKNKSDVILKQNFSGDCVTDSDRTTADASFSERVSVSVADDGETAIVVSMVGVNSRFSEGSLGSETGQAYSNSYPSYSKDDSSHDAVANAHILRDKDNSCGSPNKSSGINLVHMVSSEPTQRSSELSPIRESATTLFSSEHGNISNEQLEEPQDVSSYFLLHRSKEAGNTGEENAVPRNNNETFPAIKSPQLFSAASKTAISSDINMTNTDAVQQMKSDDDTQLPPMQGEHNTNDMESGNETGHPAKKAKLGVPDHEMHLITNSGVSSTDCHTTIAAKVVVSDTAKIVEQNKHVPDIMSIVEGEGYMRDPGRELAKPVGRRSGDKPGLRMKKIFHKEGKQSSVVVQKLQQEIRDVVRDNGVSILEKDNAFDEKLLTAFRAAIGKSMDGPAKRTNLSLSTRKSLLQKGKIRENLTKKLYGTSTGRRRSAWHRDWEVDFWKHRCSPGINPEKIETLQSVLQLLKKSSDTGMRKESAEEKKAFLSRLYLADASVVPRKDDIKPLSALKGFPLVDKNSQIKAKDSKSTSIPAPGTETSKTNSPNSISSSSSLNKEASSRRENINGQPPLNQQNQSDGDIKHDKRKWALEVLARKNASSLASKDKNEGTDDLNGNYPLLAKLPVDMRPQLTTDRHNKVPMSVRQAQLYRIAEHYLQKANLDVIRRCADTELAIADAVNVEKDIYGKSSSKSVYVNLCSQATRQPAKAKSENNASTLGEKTELGSDLIMQQVRTENTNTSSSDVEEAISSACLLDLPVTTRKTEKGELGGVPEQNANEHVVSFNSVEEALKRAGLFDSPPNSPERKTTTTEYNPSTVSSFPKISQQKCASVKDTSLVNAGEHCHSLPSTSDSRMRDASTLKDDVDLSVQVDLADANSQILYTGMSCEQPKCNSEEDQKLVHNNKTTDSTENKTFSVNLTEDDRYSVQCKNTGGADKEIVVDTPDEVTWHVGDTKEMDIAASVVHNQSCHGNTLLKEGEVTSKPKKMESTREKSSSDNHGLSSKHSKGDSLSPHPAARADNLKKDPGNNNTSDSSSSVYKKVEVFVKENIRPLCKSGVITTEQYRWAVAKTAEKVMKHHSEAKNANFLIKEGDKVKRLALQYVEAAQQKIN, from the exons ATGATTCGGAGTGGAATTGTGGCACCTGAGGATGATTTGACTTTAGATACATCGATTGCTTGTGATTCCTGTGATCTATG GTATCATGCTATATGTGTGGGTTTTAATCCAGAAATGACATCTGAAGATTCATGGTTGTGCCCAAG GTGTGTATCTACTGAAGTAAAAAACAAGTCAGATGTTATCTTGAAGCAAAACTTCAGTGGGGATTGCGTAACTGATTCTGATAGGACAACTGCTGATGCATCATTTTCTGAAAGAGTGTCAGTATCTGTTGCCGATGACGGTGAAACTGCCATTGTTGTCTCAATGGTTGGTGTAAATTCTCGTTTTTCAGAAGGTTCACTAGGCTCAGAGACAGGGCAAGCGTACAGCAATTCATATCCAAGTTATTCCAAAGATGATTCATCACATGATGCTGTTGCAAACGCACATATCCTGAGGGACAAAGATAATTCCTGTGGATCACCTAATAAATCTTCAGGAATTAATCTTGTTCACATGGTTTCTTCTGAGCCAACACAAAGGTCATCAGAACTTTCACCAATACGTGAGTCAGCAACTACCTTATTTAGCTCAGAGCATGGTAACATTTCAAATGAACAATTGGAAGAACCACAAGATGTGTCATCTTATTTCTTATTACATAGAAGTAAGGAGGCTGGAAATACAGGAGAGGAGAATGCGGTCCCTAGAAACAATAATGAAACATTTCCTGCCATCAAATCTCCACAACTTTTTTCAGCAG CTAGTAAGACGGCAATATCGAGTGACATTAATATGACCAACACAGATGCAGTTCAGCAGATGAAAAGTGATGACGACACGCAGTTGCCACCCAT GCAGGGTGAACATAATACTAATGACATGGAATCAGGAAATGAAACTGGCCATCCTGCGAAGAAAGCAAAATTGGGAGTACCAGATCACGAAATGCATCTCATTACAAACTCTGGTGTTTCTTCAACTGACTGTCATACTACTATTGCAGCCAAAGTTGTTGTCAGTGATACGGCAAAAATTGTCGAACAGAATAAACATGTTCCTGATATAATGAGTATAGTTGAAGGAGAGGGCTATATGAGAGATCCTGGCAGGGAGCTGGCAAAGCCTGTAGGAAGAAGATCAGGAGATAAGCCTGGTCTTCGAATGAAGAAGATTTTCCACAAGGAAGGAAAACAATCATCTGTCGTAGTTCAAAAGTTACAACAAGAGATAAGGGATGTAGTTAGAGATAATGGTGTTAGTATACTCGAGAAGGATAACGCTTTTGATGAAAAACTTTTGACTGCATTCCGTGCAGCAATTGGGAAGTCAATGGATGGACCAGCCAAAAGAACTAACCTCTCACTAAGTACAAGGAAGTCATTGCTTCAAAAGGGCAAGATACGTGAGAATCTGACCAAAAAGTTGTACGGAACATCCACAGGAAGGAGACGAAGTGCATGGCACCGTGATTGGGAAGTTGACTTCTGGAAACATCGTTGCTCCCCAGGGATAAATCCTGAAAAGATCGAGACACTGCAATCAGTACTTCAGCTACTCAAGAAATCCTCAGACACTGGCATGCGCAAAGAAAGTGCTGAAGAGAAAAAGGCCTTCTTGTCGAGGTTATATTTGGCTGATGCATCAGTTGTTCCCAGAAAGGATGATATAAAACCTCTCTCTGCCCTCAAAGGATTCCCACTAGTAGATAAAAATAGCCAAATTAAAGCTAAGGATAGCAAATCAACTAGCATACCTGCACCAGGGACTGAGACAAGCAAAACCAATTCGCCCAACAGCATATCGAGTTCTTCGAGTCTGAATAAAGAAGCATCAAGCAGAAGAGAAAACATAAATGGTCAGCCACCACTGAATCAACAAAATCAATCTGATGGTGATATCAAgcatgacaaaagaaaatggGCTCTTGAGGTTCTAGCAAGAAAAAATGCCAGCTCTCTTGCAAGCAAGGATAAAAATGAAGGCACTGATGATCTCAATGGGAACTACCCTCTATTA GCCAAACTTCCTGTGGATATGAGGCCGCAGCTCACAACTGACCGCCATAATAAAGTTCCCATGTCTGTTAGGCAG GCACAACTTTATCGCATCGCTGAGCACTATCTGCAGAAAGCAAATTTGGATGTCATTCGCAGATGTGCAGATACTGAATTGGCTATTGCTGATGCTGTCAATGTAGAAAAGGATATTTACGGGAAGTCCAGTAGCAAGTCAGTTTATGTGAATCTTTGCTCCCAGGCTACTCGCCAGCCTGCCAAGGCAAAATCTGAGAATAATGCTTCAACTCTAGGCGAAAAGACTGAATTAGGCAGTGATTTGATAATGCAGCAGGTTAGAACTGAAAATACCAACACTAGTAGCAGTGATGTGGAAGAAGCTATAAGCAGTGCGTGCCTTTTGGATCTTCCTGTTACCACACGAAAAACTGAAAAGGGTGAACTAGGTGGTGTGCCCGAGCAAAATGCAAATGAACATGTTGTTAGTTTCAACAGTGTGGAAGAAGCACTAAAAAGGGCAGGCCTCTTTGATTCCCCTCCTAATAGTCCCGAGAGAAAAACTACCACAACTGAATATAATCCCAGTACAGTTTCCAGTTTTCCAAAAATTTCACAACAAAAATGTGCTAGTGTAAAGGATACTTCGTTGGTGAATGCAGGAGAACACTGCCATAGTTTGCCGTCAACTTCTGATTCTAGGATGAGGGATGCATCCACACTTAAAGATGACGTTGATTTATCCGTACAAGTTGATCTTGCTGATGCAAATAGTCAAATCCTCTATACGGGAATGTCTTGTGAGCAACCAAAATGTAATTCAGAGGAGGATCAGAAATTGGTACACAACAATAAAACTACAGAttcaacagaaaataaaacgtTCTCAGTGAACTTGACCGAAGATGACAGATATTCTGTGCAATGCAAAAATACAGGTGGGGCCGATAAGGAAATTGTAGTTGACACGCCTGATGAAGTTACTTGGCATGTGGGGGACACAAAAGAAATGGACATAGCAGCAAGCGTTGTGCACAATCAATCTTGTCATGGGAATACTTTGTTGAAAGAAGGTGAAGTAACCAgcaaaccaaaaaaaatggagTCCACTAGAGAGAAATCTTCCAGTGACAATCATGGGTTGAGCAGCAAACATTCTAAAGGAGACAGTTTGTCCCCCCATCCAGCAGCAAGGGCAGACAATTTAAAGAAAGATCCaggcaacaacaacacatcAGATTCATCCAGTTCTGTATACAAGAAG GTTGAAGTGTTTGTGAAAGAGAACATCAGGCCACTTTGCAAGAGTGGTGTAATAACCACCGAGCAATACAGGTGGGCTGTCGCCAAAACAGCAGAAAAGGTTATGAAGCACCACTCTGAGGCTAAAAATGCAAACTTTCTGATCAAGGAGGGGGACAAGGTGAAAAGGCTTGCTCTGCAGTATGTTGAGGCAGCTCAGCAAAAGATTAATTGA
- the LOC100827572 gene encoding uncharacterized protein At4g10930 isoform X3: MTSEDSWLCPRCVSTEVKNKSDVILKQNFSGDCVTDSDRTTADASFSERVSVSVADDGETAIVVSMVGVNSRFSEGSLGSETGQAYSNSYPSYSKDDSSHDAVANAHILRDKDNSCGSPNKSSGINLVHMVSSEPTQRSSELSPIRESATTLFSSEHGNISNEQLEEPQDVSSYFLLHRSKEAGNTGEENAVPRNNNETFPAIKSPQLFSAASKTAISSDINMTNTDAVQQMKSDDDTQLPPMQGEHNTNDMESGNETGHPAKKAKLGVPDHEMHLITNSGVSSTDCHTTIAAKVVVSDTAKIVEQNKHVPDIMSIVEGEGYMRDPGRELAKPVGRRSGDKPGLRMKKIFHKEGKQSSVVVQKLQQEIRDVVRDNGVSILEKDNAFDEKLLTAFRAAIGKSMDGPAKRTNLSLSTRKSLLQKGKIRENLTKKLYGTSTGRRRSAWHRDWEVDFWKHRCSPGINPEKIETLQSVLQLLKKSSDTGMRKESAEEKKAFLSRLYLADASVVPRKDDIKPLSALKGFPLVDKNSQIKAKDSKSTSIPAPGTETSKTNSPNSISSSSSLNKEASSRRENINGQPPLNQQNQSDGDIKHDKRKWALEVLARKNASSLASKDKNEGTDDLNGNYPLLAKLPVDMRPQLTTDRHNKVPMSVRQAQLYRIAEHYLQKANLDVIRRCADTELAIADAVNVEKDIYGKSSSKSVYVNLCSQATRQPAKAKSENNASTLGEKTELGSDLIMQQVRTENTNTSSSDVEEAISSACLLDLPVTTRKTEKGELGGVPEQNANEHVVSFNSVEEALKRAGLFDSPPNSPERKTTTTEYNPSTVSSFPKISQQKCASVKDTSLVNAGEHCHSLPSTSDSRMRDASTLKDDVDLSVQVDLADANSQILYTGMSCEQPKCNSEEDQKLVHNNKTTDSTENKTFSVNLTEDDRYSVQCKNTGGADKEIVVDTPDEVTWHVGDTKEMDIAASVVHNQSCHGNTLLKEGEVTSKPKKMESTREKSSSDNHGLSSKHSKGDSLSPHPAARADNLKKDPGNNNTSDSSSSVYKKVEVFVKENIRPLCKSGVITTEQYRWAVAKTAEKVMKHHSEAKNANFLIKEGDKVKRLALQYVEAAQQKIN; encoded by the exons ATGACATCTGAAGATTCATGGTTGTGCCCAAG GTGTGTATCTACTGAAGTAAAAAACAAGTCAGATGTTATCTTGAAGCAAAACTTCAGTGGGGATTGCGTAACTGATTCTGATAGGACAACTGCTGATGCATCATTTTCTGAAAGAGTGTCAGTATCTGTTGCCGATGACGGTGAAACTGCCATTGTTGTCTCAATGGTTGGTGTAAATTCTCGTTTTTCAGAAGGTTCACTAGGCTCAGAGACAGGGCAAGCGTACAGCAATTCATATCCAAGTTATTCCAAAGATGATTCATCACATGATGCTGTTGCAAACGCACATATCCTGAGGGACAAAGATAATTCCTGTGGATCACCTAATAAATCTTCAGGAATTAATCTTGTTCACATGGTTTCTTCTGAGCCAACACAAAGGTCATCAGAACTTTCACCAATACGTGAGTCAGCAACTACCTTATTTAGCTCAGAGCATGGTAACATTTCAAATGAACAATTGGAAGAACCACAAGATGTGTCATCTTATTTCTTATTACATAGAAGTAAGGAGGCTGGAAATACAGGAGAGGAGAATGCGGTCCCTAGAAACAATAATGAAACATTTCCTGCCATCAAATCTCCACAACTTTTTTCAGCAG CTAGTAAGACGGCAATATCGAGTGACATTAATATGACCAACACAGATGCAGTTCAGCAGATGAAAAGTGATGACGACACGCAGTTGCCACCCAT GCAGGGTGAACATAATACTAATGACATGGAATCAGGAAATGAAACTGGCCATCCTGCGAAGAAAGCAAAATTGGGAGTACCAGATCACGAAATGCATCTCATTACAAACTCTGGTGTTTCTTCAACTGACTGTCATACTACTATTGCAGCCAAAGTTGTTGTCAGTGATACGGCAAAAATTGTCGAACAGAATAAACATGTTCCTGATATAATGAGTATAGTTGAAGGAGAGGGCTATATGAGAGATCCTGGCAGGGAGCTGGCAAAGCCTGTAGGAAGAAGATCAGGAGATAAGCCTGGTCTTCGAATGAAGAAGATTTTCCACAAGGAAGGAAAACAATCATCTGTCGTAGTTCAAAAGTTACAACAAGAGATAAGGGATGTAGTTAGAGATAATGGTGTTAGTATACTCGAGAAGGATAACGCTTTTGATGAAAAACTTTTGACTGCATTCCGTGCAGCAATTGGGAAGTCAATGGATGGACCAGCCAAAAGAACTAACCTCTCACTAAGTACAAGGAAGTCATTGCTTCAAAAGGGCAAGATACGTGAGAATCTGACCAAAAAGTTGTACGGAACATCCACAGGAAGGAGACGAAGTGCATGGCACCGTGATTGGGAAGTTGACTTCTGGAAACATCGTTGCTCCCCAGGGATAAATCCTGAAAAGATCGAGACACTGCAATCAGTACTTCAGCTACTCAAGAAATCCTCAGACACTGGCATGCGCAAAGAAAGTGCTGAAGAGAAAAAGGCCTTCTTGTCGAGGTTATATTTGGCTGATGCATCAGTTGTTCCCAGAAAGGATGATATAAAACCTCTCTCTGCCCTCAAAGGATTCCCACTAGTAGATAAAAATAGCCAAATTAAAGCTAAGGATAGCAAATCAACTAGCATACCTGCACCAGGGACTGAGACAAGCAAAACCAATTCGCCCAACAGCATATCGAGTTCTTCGAGTCTGAATAAAGAAGCATCAAGCAGAAGAGAAAACATAAATGGTCAGCCACCACTGAATCAACAAAATCAATCTGATGGTGATATCAAgcatgacaaaagaaaatggGCTCTTGAGGTTCTAGCAAGAAAAAATGCCAGCTCTCTTGCAAGCAAGGATAAAAATGAAGGCACTGATGATCTCAATGGGAACTACCCTCTATTA GCCAAACTTCCTGTGGATATGAGGCCGCAGCTCACAACTGACCGCCATAATAAAGTTCCCATGTCTGTTAGGCAG GCACAACTTTATCGCATCGCTGAGCACTATCTGCAGAAAGCAAATTTGGATGTCATTCGCAGATGTGCAGATACTGAATTGGCTATTGCTGATGCTGTCAATGTAGAAAAGGATATTTACGGGAAGTCCAGTAGCAAGTCAGTTTATGTGAATCTTTGCTCCCAGGCTACTCGCCAGCCTGCCAAGGCAAAATCTGAGAATAATGCTTCAACTCTAGGCGAAAAGACTGAATTAGGCAGTGATTTGATAATGCAGCAGGTTAGAACTGAAAATACCAACACTAGTAGCAGTGATGTGGAAGAAGCTATAAGCAGTGCGTGCCTTTTGGATCTTCCTGTTACCACACGAAAAACTGAAAAGGGTGAACTAGGTGGTGTGCCCGAGCAAAATGCAAATGAACATGTTGTTAGTTTCAACAGTGTGGAAGAAGCACTAAAAAGGGCAGGCCTCTTTGATTCCCCTCCTAATAGTCCCGAGAGAAAAACTACCACAACTGAATATAATCCCAGTACAGTTTCCAGTTTTCCAAAAATTTCACAACAAAAATGTGCTAGTGTAAAGGATACTTCGTTGGTGAATGCAGGAGAACACTGCCATAGTTTGCCGTCAACTTCTGATTCTAGGATGAGGGATGCATCCACACTTAAAGATGACGTTGATTTATCCGTACAAGTTGATCTTGCTGATGCAAATAGTCAAATCCTCTATACGGGAATGTCTTGTGAGCAACCAAAATGTAATTCAGAGGAGGATCAGAAATTGGTACACAACAATAAAACTACAGAttcaacagaaaataaaacgtTCTCAGTGAACTTGACCGAAGATGACAGATATTCTGTGCAATGCAAAAATACAGGTGGGGCCGATAAGGAAATTGTAGTTGACACGCCTGATGAAGTTACTTGGCATGTGGGGGACACAAAAGAAATGGACATAGCAGCAAGCGTTGTGCACAATCAATCTTGTCATGGGAATACTTTGTTGAAAGAAGGTGAAGTAACCAgcaaaccaaaaaaaatggagTCCACTAGAGAGAAATCTTCCAGTGACAATCATGGGTTGAGCAGCAAACATTCTAAAGGAGACAGTTTGTCCCCCCATCCAGCAGCAAGGGCAGACAATTTAAAGAAAGATCCaggcaacaacaacacatcAGATTCATCCAGTTCTGTATACAAGAAG GTTGAAGTGTTTGTGAAAGAGAACATCAGGCCACTTTGCAAGAGTGGTGTAATAACCACCGAGCAATACAGGTGGGCTGTCGCCAAAACAGCAGAAAAGGTTATGAAGCACCACTCTGAGGCTAAAAATGCAAACTTTCTGATCAAGGAGGGGGACAAGGTGAAAAGGCTTGCTCTGCAGTATGTTGAGGCAGCTCAGCAAAAGATTAATTGA